The Callospermophilus lateralis isolate mCalLat2 chromosome 3, mCalLat2.hap1, whole genome shotgun sequence genome has a segment encoding these proteins:
- the Ang gene encoding angiogenin yields MCPYHSSFCPWQEPLLEAMVLGLGPLLLVFMLGLVVTPPTLAQDNSRYKHFLTQHYDAKPKGRNDRYCESMMERRELTSPCKDTNTFIHGNKGNIKAICGNRNGNPHGENLRISKSPFQVTTCKHAGGSPRPPCRYRATAGFRHIVIACENGLPVHFDESFFRL; encoded by the coding sequence ATGTGCCCCTACCACTCCTCCTTTTGCCCTTGGCAGGAACCTCTGTTGGAAGCGATGGTGCTGGGCCTAGGCCCTTTATTGTTGGTCTTCATGCTGGGTCTGGTTGTGACCCCACCGACCCTGGCTCAGGATAACTCCAGGTACAAACACTTCCTGACCCAGCACTATGATGCCAAACCAAAGGGACGGAATGACAGATACTGTGAAAGCATGATGGAGAGACGAGAGCTGACCTCACCTTGCAAAGACACCAACACCTTTATTCATGGCAACAAGGGCAACATCAAGGCCATCTGTGGAAATAGAAATGGAAACCCTCACGGAGAAAACTTAAGAATAAGCAAGTCTCCTTTCCAAGTCACCACTTGCAAGCATGCAGGAGGGTCCCCTCGGCCTCCATGCCGGTACCGGGCTACAGCAGGGTTCAGACACATTGTTATTGCCTGTGAAAATGGCTTACCTGTCCACTTTGATGAGTCCTTTTTCCGTCTATAA